The following are encoded in a window of Oreochromis aureus strain Israel breed Guangdong linkage group 10, ZZ_aureus, whole genome shotgun sequence genomic DNA:
- the slc22a6l gene encoding solute carrier family 22 member 6, with protein MGFSDLLEQVGSTGRFQILHVTLLCTPVLMMASHNLLQNFVAVVPPHYCSAHSNLSQSQLSPEEALRITVPQDHRGKPHRCQRYVVPQWHLLDKNGTSNLRKEGNSVDDLDADLQGCMDGWTYNMTDRSSTIISDWHLVCDLHSLKQMGQTIYMGGVLVGAFLFGTLADRYGRRILLLISYLLMAVSGTCAAFSPSFPLFCFFRFGCGMALSGMALNSFSLIVEWIPTRVRTVVGTITGYCYTVGQLILALMAYYIRDWRWLTLAVSLPFYVFFLYAWWFHESARWLALNNKPDQAIKGLKSVAKFNRRCDEGEKIDIKMLQESMKNELSSSKGSYTALDLFRTPYMRITTVCLAAVWLSTSFAYYGLSMDLQKFGVDIYLIQVIFGAVDIPAKIIITVTMSYIGRRPSQCGALIIAGVTILINLLVPYDQQTLRTSLAVVGKGCLSASFNCCYLYTGELYPTIIRQNGMGFVSSMARVGAMVAPMVRLTGDYIPWLPGLIYGGAPILSGVAAIFLPETLGTPLPDTIQDVEERGSGKRSKMSPKETIILEDTGANLLKPVA; from the exons ATGGGGTTCAGTGACCTCCTTGAGCAGGTGGGCAGCACAGGCCGCTTCCAAATCCTGCATGTAACCCTCCTCTGCACACCCGTCCTGATGATGGCCAGCCACAACCTGCTGCAAAACTTTGTGGCTGTGGTGCCTCCTCACTACTGTAGCGCTCACTCAAATCTCTCACAGTCCCAGCTGAGCCCAGAGGAAGCTTTGCGGATCACAGTACCACAAGACCACAGAGGAAAACCGCACAGATGCCAGCGTTACGTTGTTCCACAGTGGCACCTCCTGGATAAAAATGGGACCTCCAATTTGAGGAAGGAGGGAAACAGTGTGGATGATCTGGATGCTGACCTGCAAGGATGCATGGATGGCTGGACGTATAACATGACTGACAGGAGCTCCACAATCATATCTGat TGGCATTTAGTGTGTGACCTGCACTCTTTGAAGCAAATGGGACAAACCATCTACATGGGAGGCGTGCTTGTGGGAGCGTTTCTCTTTGGAACCCTTGCAGACAG ATATGGTCGACGTATCCTCCTGCTCATATCTTACCTTCTGATGGCGGTCTCTGGAACGTGTGCTGCATtttctccttccttccctctgtTCTGCTTTTTCCGGTTTGGTTGTGGCATGGCTCTGTCTGGCATGGCACTCAACAGCTTCTCCCTCA TTGTTGAGTGGATCCCCACTCGTGTGAGAACTGTGGTGGGCACGATAACTGGCTACTGTTACACAGTGGGCCAGCTGATCCTGGCATTGATGGCCTACTACATCCGGGACTGGAGGTGGTTAACCCTGGCTGTGTCCTTGCCTTTCTATGTGTTTTTCCTCTACGCATG GTGGTTTCATGAATCCGCAAGATGGTTGGCTTTAAACAATAAGCCTGATCAGGCGATCAAGGGACTTAAAAGTGTGGCTAAGTTTAACAGACGGTGTGATGAGGGAGAAAAAATTGACATTAAG ATGCTCCAGGAGTCCATGAAGAATGAGCTGTCCAGTTCAAAGGGCTCCTACACTGCCTTGGATCTGTTCCGCACACCCTACATGAGGATTACGACAGTCTGTCTGGCAGctgtctg gtTATCAACCAGCTTTGCCTACTACGGCCTTTCTATGGATCTGCAAAAGTTTGGAGTGGATATTTACCTGATACAAGTGATCTTTGGAGCTGTTGACATACCAGCTAAAATCATCATCACTGTGACTATGAGTTATATAGGGCGTCGGCCGTCACAGTGTGGTGCTCTCATCATCGCTGGGGTCACTATCTTGATCAACCTGCTGGTACCTTATG ATCAACAAACTCTGCGGACCTCTCTGGCTGTTGTGGGTAAAGGTTGTCTTTCTGCATCTTTCAACTGCTGTTACCTTTACACTGGAGAACTGTATCCAACCATTATTCG TCAGAATGGCATGGGGTTCGTGTCCAGTATGGCACGTGTAGGAGCTATGGTGGCCCCCATGGTGCGCCTCACGGGAGACTACATACCTTGGCTACCAGGTTTAATCTATGGAGGGGCTCCAATCCTCAGTGGGGTTGCTGCTATCTTTCTTCCAGAAACGCTTGGCACACCCCTTCCCGACACAATACAAGATGTGGAGGAGAG GGGATCTGGGAAACGCTCCAAAATGTCACCAAAGGAAACAATAATCTTGGAAGACACCGGGGCAAACCTCCTAAAGCCTGTTGCCTGA